A section of the Hirschia baltica ATCC 49814 genome encodes:
- a CDS encoding DUF3299 domain-containing protein has translation MRFNHLFVAALASCLSIGGQAFAQSASNSEPSAEQTEIDPLAYVLPKDKDETFEIGWDDLLPPGEAERTAAQIQNQMQSLFNVTEGGENDVAMQFGTHNTVKILDGHKIRIPGYTVPFEFGKNAKIKEFLLVPYYGACLHAPPPPPNQTIYVKTDKPIKLKDLQQAVWIEGYVHIDSTYTDLAEAAYTVSLTDLEVYDN, from the coding sequence ATGCGTTTTAATCATTTATTCGTTGCTGCACTTGCTTCTTGTTTATCAATTGGCGGTCAAGCTTTTGCTCAATCGGCCTCAAATTCAGAACCCAGTGCAGAGCAAACTGAAATAGACCCGCTTGCTTACGTTTTACCAAAAGACAAAGACGAAACGTTTGAAATCGGCTGGGATGATCTTTTACCTCCCGGAGAAGCCGAGCGCACTGCTGCACAAATCCAAAATCAAATGCAATCGTTGTTTAATGTGACTGAAGGCGGCGAAAACGACGTTGCAATGCAATTTGGTACTCACAATACAGTGAAAATTTTGGACGGTCACAAAATCCGCATTCCCGGTTATACAGTTCCATTTGAATTTGGAAAAAATGCCAAGATCAAGGAATTTCTACTTGTCCCTTATTATGGTGCTTGTTTGCACGCACCACCGCCTCCGCCTAATCAGACAATATACGTCAAAACAGACAAGCCGATAAAACTAAAAGACCTGCAACAAGCCGTCTGGATTGAAGGCTATGTCCATATTGATAGCACCTACACCGATTTGGCAGAAGCTGCATACACCGTTTCCCTCACGGATTTAGAAGTCTATGACAATTAA
- a CDS encoding ABC transporter permease has translation MNRTTILNLAWKSILARKTTALLTIIAVSLSVALFVGVEKSRHSARASFENTISGVDAIVGGRTGPINLLLFSVFRIGDATSPMSWDSYEAIAHRLDVAWSIPISLGDSHRGYRVLGTSLDYFEHYKYGNSQNLALKTGELFNPHKLDVVIGSDIARRLDYGLGKKIILSHGIGDVSFHNHDEHAFTVVGILAPTGTPVDKTIHVSLEAIETMHSTPASAHATHDDDVESRDEHHTEHEHEHEHEHEHEHEHEHEHEHEVEHKHVEPDTINAAFIGLKSRAAVLRFNREVNTYPNEALLSIIPGMTLSSLWSIVGSAEKALSAISFFVVIVGLATILITIFTSLKERRREMAILRALGAGPVHIFALIITEAMLLAICGAVLGVALIHSILFFVAPIIGAQFGLTLIGMQIGVLEFATIIIVTLLSAVMSLWPAARATQNTLADGLTIKV, from the coding sequence ATGAACCGCACAACCATTCTAAATCTCGCTTGGAAAAGCATTCTAGCCCGAAAAACAACGGCATTACTCACAATCATAGCGGTCTCATTGAGCGTTGCACTTTTTGTAGGGGTCGAAAAATCGAGACATTCAGCTCGTGCTAGTTTTGAAAACACAATATCTGGAGTCGACGCTATAGTTGGCGGCAGAACAGGGCCAATCAATCTCTTGCTGTTTTCTGTTTTCAGAATTGGTGATGCCACAAGTCCAATGTCTTGGGATTCATATGAAGCTATTGCCCATAGGCTTGATGTCGCATGGTCAATTCCCATATCTCTTGGCGATAGTCACCGCGGCTACCGTGTGCTGGGCACATCTTTAGATTATTTTGAGCACTACAAATATGGCAACAGCCAGAACCTAGCACTCAAAACTGGTGAACTTTTCAACCCACACAAACTTGATGTTGTCATAGGGTCAGATATTGCACGTCGTCTGGATTATGGTCTGGGTAAAAAAATCATTCTTTCGCATGGGATAGGTGATGTTTCATTCCATAATCATGATGAACACGCCTTCACGGTCGTAGGGATTTTAGCGCCCACAGGAACACCGGTAGATAAAACAATTCATGTGAGCCTTGAAGCAATAGAGACGATGCACTCAACGCCTGCTTCAGCTCACGCTACCCATGATGATGACGTAGAAAGCCGCGATGAGCACCACACTGAGCATGAGCATGAGCATGAGCATGAGCATGAGCATGAGCATGAGCATGAGCATGAGCATGAGCATGAAGTAGAACACAAACATGTTGAACCAGATACAATAAATGCAGCATTTATCGGGTTAAAATCGCGTGCTGCTGTCCTCAGGTTCAATCGCGAAGTCAATACATACCCAAATGAAGCACTTCTCTCCATTATTCCAGGAATGACACTCTCCTCTCTTTGGAGCATTGTCGGTTCAGCGGAAAAAGCGCTAAGCGCAATATCATTTTTCGTTGTCATTGTAGGGCTAGCGACTATCTTGATTACAATATTTACAAGCCTCAAAGAACGTCGCAGAGAAATGGCAATTCTGCGCGCTCTTGGTGCTGGTCCAGTCCATATATTTGCATTGATAATAACTGAAGCAATGCTCTTGGCTATTTGTGGAGCTGTTTTAGGCGTAGCCCTCATTCATTCCATTTTATTCTTTGTGGCCCCAATAATCGGTGCTCAATTTGGATTGACGTTAATTGGTATGCAGATCGGTGTGTTGGAATTTGCAACCATCATAATTGTAACATTGCTATCGGCAGTTATGTCTTTATGGCCGGCAGCACGTGCCACACAGAACACTCTTGCAGACGGACTTACAATCAAGGTCTGA
- a CDS encoding ABC transporter ATP-binding protein produces the protein MTTLDEAIRITDLKFGWKNDQTTLAIPSLVIEKGSRTFLKGDSGSGKSTLLGIIAGILIPQSGSIEVFQENIVDYSSSKRDKFRAEQMGIIFQMFNLLPYLSICENICLPCRFSKSRARTAKIANGTIEESGKDLLNQLGLDPNIYWSRPVSELSVGQQQRVAAARALIGGPNLVIADEPTSALDTKNRDSFINLLSEITTTHNSTLLFVSHDESLANQFEHIIDLSQINQFSGELIQ, from the coding sequence ATGACGACATTAGATGAGGCGATCCGAATCACCGACTTGAAATTTGGCTGGAAGAACGATCAAACTACTCTCGCTATTCCTAGTCTAGTTATTGAAAAAGGAAGTCGTACATTCCTTAAGGGCGATAGCGGTAGTGGAAAATCAACTTTACTCGGGATTATTGCGGGCATTTTAATACCGCAATCTGGCTCAATTGAAGTTTTCCAAGAGAATATCGTGGATTATTCCTCCTCCAAACGAGATAAGTTTAGAGCAGAACAGATGGGAATAATTTTTCAAATGTTCAATTTACTTCCTTATCTTTCGATATGTGAAAATATCTGCCTCCCATGTCGTTTTTCTAAATCCCGTGCCCGCACTGCTAAAATAGCGAATGGCACGATTGAAGAATCTGGCAAGGACCTCCTCAATCAACTTGGGTTAGATCCTAATATATATTGGAGCCGGCCAGTCTCAGAACTCTCCGTCGGTCAACAACAAAGGGTTGCAGCTGCCCGTGCGCTTATTGGTGGGCCCAATCTGGTTATCGCGGACGAGCCAACTTCAGCACTTGATACAAAGAACCGAGATAGCTTTATAAATCTGTTATCGGAAATAACCACAACTCATAATTCAACATTGTTATTTGTGAGCCATGATGAAAGCTTAGCTAATCAGTTTGAACACATTATCGACCTCTCTCAAATCAATCAATTCTCGGGAGAGTTGATACAATGA
- a CDS encoding ZIP family metal transporter, with product MHILENKFDIPIALSFSILAGIICFLGIMLAAFNRTIAERFSHIGAILAGFLLGLIAITHLLPESLSFGILASLFICLGFLLGLYLDKVGHVDTQHIGHVTLTPIIAIALHSFLDGMIYVVSFGHSHEGGIFAGIGLVLHELPEGLITFILCFSLLKRLIPALTLAIFAAALSTPMGTIIGNILGHHWGEAFLAYAYPISAGLVSWASISLLKEHAVKILPNRNR from the coding sequence GTGCATATCTTGGAGAACAAATTCGACATTCCCATAGCTTTATCATTTTCAATATTAGCTGGAATAATCTGTTTTCTCGGTATCATGCTGGCAGCATTCAACAGAACTATTGCTGAACGTTTTAGTCATATAGGGGCAATATTAGCAGGTTTTTTGTTAGGTCTAATTGCTATAACTCATCTTTTGCCTGAGTCTCTTTCATTTGGAATTTTGGCATCTTTATTTATATGCCTAGGGTTTTTGTTGGGCTTGTATTTGGATAAGGTCGGTCATGTTGATACTCAGCACATTGGGCATGTGACATTAACACCAATAATTGCGATTGCTCTTCATTCCTTTTTAGATGGAATGATTTACGTTGTGTCGTTTGGGCATAGTCATGAAGGCGGGATATTTGCTGGCATTGGATTGGTGCTGCATGAACTGCCAGAAGGACTGATTACATTTATCTTGTGCTTTTCATTATTGAAACGCCTTATACCTGCATTGACCCTTGCAATTTTCGCAGCAGCTCTCAGCACACCAATGGGTACAATTATTGGCAATATCTTGGGGCATCACTGGGGTGAAGCATTCTTGGCTTACGCCTATCCTATTTCTGCAGGACTGGTCAGTTGGGCAAGTATAAGTTTGCTAAAAGAGCATGCGGTCAAAATCCTTCCCAATCGAAATAGATAA
- a CDS encoding RyR domain-containing protein, with translation MVQDSEAEILVIARVMHEAVRAFQAAHNQEAIPHWKKAPNWMKKASVEGARFRIENPDASESAQHDQWMQEKKDNGWVYGPIKDQKAKTHPLLIPYKELPLIERQKDALVAGIITALTKAL, from the coding sequence ATGGTCCAAGATTCCGAAGCTGAAATATTAGTCATTGCTCGTGTTATGCATGAAGCGGTGAGAGCTTTCCAAGCTGCGCACAACCAAGAAGCAATCCCTCATTGGAAAAAAGCTCCCAACTGGATGAAAAAAGCTTCTGTTGAAGGGGCCCGATTTAGAATTGAGAATCCAGATGCGTCAGAATCCGCCCAGCATGATCAATGGATGCAAGAAAAAAAAGACAATGGATGGGTTTATGGGCCGATAAAGGACCAAAAAGCCAAAACACATCCTTTATTGATACCTTATAAAGAACTTCCGCTAATAGAACGACAAAAAGACGCCCTAGTTGCAGGAATTATAACTGCTCTTACAAAAGCACTTTGA
- a CDS encoding RyR domain-containing protein gives MLFVRFILRRFESLGLHRSAFLYWILLVIVSSVSIVCGYLGWMNWQLDPSSGGFVPRSHEDRNWQTIIEAVQLSVKSIFASDIYISTSLQDMPPKLQIARLFGSFAFVLMFGRIFIFALGGKASRLFMWARKNHDVVLGDDELAEKYATLAEVKVTHITNSNVGHNTLKPDGRLKVDLVKAGVSRARRVIVAMSSDVETWSEAQKIAHIYPDTEILAHITDPWLLERIGKADPATHLKPFSFVSGAAREVMLAHPPYLLARRKQSDVQHIIIVGFGYLGQALVREFLITSISNAPARMAVTIIDPDAKKQSAAFKARHPGLSDYVDFAFMAGELTLKSPTIEAHLIQRCKDMPACAVYIALEEEEHPLVSAVAIKDRAEREGWFDAPIFVNSAEGSGLKKVRQGAGKLGQKANASDTCNSHNILSELSLIPFGSWENGMDGTELLTPDYDEIPRKFHETYIETLNKTNKAKVLSNDWDLLEEEFRVANRRVAGHIRATLDAAGFDLNAWLEKGSEGGHSYKCTDLPEAAANFLDLDNVYEIEKLAQLQHKRWMFDRLLNGWKYDPVRNNQARLHNCLVEYDQLDESTKEQDRAMVRQIASIIRSV, from the coding sequence ATGCTTTTTGTTAGATTTATTCTGCGTCGATTTGAAAGTCTTGGACTTCACCGGTCTGCATTTCTTTACTGGATTTTGTTAGTAATTGTATCTTCAGTTTCCATTGTGTGTGGTTATTTGGGGTGGATGAATTGGCAGCTTGATCCGAGTAGTGGAGGCTTTGTGCCGCGAAGCCATGAAGACAGAAACTGGCAAACGATAATCGAAGCTGTGCAATTGAGCGTAAAGTCTATTTTTGCGTCAGATATTTATATTTCCACTTCTCTTCAAGATATGCCTCCCAAGCTTCAAATAGCACGCCTATTTGGTTCATTTGCTTTTGTATTGATGTTTGGAAGAATTTTTATTTTTGCGCTCGGCGGCAAAGCATCAAGATTGTTTATGTGGGCGAGAAAAAATCATGATGTCGTTTTAGGAGATGATGAACTAGCTGAAAAATATGCAACTCTTGCAGAAGTTAAAGTCACACATATTACAAATAGTAATGTTGGCCACAACACGCTTAAGCCAGATGGCCGGTTAAAAGTTGATCTTGTCAAAGCGGGAGTCAGTAGAGCAAGGCGTGTTATTGTAGCGATGTCCAGCGATGTCGAAACATGGTCAGAAGCGCAAAAGATTGCTCATATCTATCCTGACACGGAAATTCTTGCGCATATTACAGACCCATGGCTTTTGGAACGTATAGGCAAAGCTGATCCTGCAACGCATCTAAAGCCATTCTCTTTTGTCTCTGGTGCGGCGCGAGAGGTTATGCTTGCTCATCCACCATATCTTTTAGCGCGTCGAAAACAATCCGATGTGCAGCATATTATTATTGTTGGCTTTGGGTATCTTGGGCAAGCATTGGTGAGAGAGTTTTTGATAACGTCGATATCCAACGCGCCCGCCAGAATGGCTGTAACGATTATCGATCCAGACGCCAAAAAACAATCAGCGGCATTTAAGGCGCGTCATCCAGGGTTAAGTGATTATGTCGACTTTGCTTTCATGGCAGGTGAACTCACATTGAAGTCTCCGACGATAGAGGCGCATCTGATCCAAAGATGTAAAGACATGCCTGCATGTGCGGTTTATATCGCACTTGAGGAAGAAGAGCACCCATTGGTCAGCGCTGTTGCAATTAAAGATAGAGCAGAACGAGAAGGATGGTTTGATGCGCCGATTTTTGTGAATTCAGCTGAAGGTTCTGGATTGAAAAAAGTGCGGCAGGGTGCTGGCAAATTGGGTCAGAAAGCGAATGCCTCTGACACATGCAATTCTCACAATATTTTAAGCGAGTTATCGCTCATTCCTTTTGGATCATGGGAAAACGGGATGGATGGCACTGAGCTTTTAACCCCAGATTATGATGAGATACCTCGTAAATTTCATGAGACCTATATAGAGACGCTCAACAAAACCAATAAAGCCAAAGTTCTCTCAAATGACTGGGATTTATTAGAAGAAGAATTTCGCGTTGCAAATCGGAGAGTAGCTGGCCACATTAGAGCAACGTTGGATGCAGCTGGGTTTGATCTCAATGCTTGGTTGGAAAAAGGGAGTGAGGGAGGGCATTCCTATAAATGCACAGATTTGCCCGAAGCTGCTGCCAATTTTCTCGATTTGGACAATGTATATGAAATTGAAAAACTAGCGCAATTGCAGCACAAACGGTGGATGTTTGATCGGTTGTTGAATGGTTGGAAATATGACCCAGTTCGAAACAATCAAGCAAGACTGCATAACTGTCTTGTCGAGTATGATCAGTTAGATGAAAGTACGAAGGAACAAGATCGTGCTATGGTTCGTCAAATAGCAAGCATCATTCGTTCAGTTTAA
- a CDS encoding FAD-dependent oxidoreductase gives MKVLVIGGGIAGLTTALCCAERGMHVVIFEQASEFKEVGAGLQLSPNGTRVLYKLGLQTQLEDLAFRPKSLDMKLGHSGKNVFSIPLTDTETKYGSPYLHIHRADLLSILEKEVKNSSKCEIYTDHKVVKLVENGESASVTCSNGAVYNGDVVIGADGIHSIVREHIVGKNTARFTGNLAWRAVIPTKDLPKDLIPPSATVWTGDKRHAVTYYLRSGELVNFVGVVEQESWQKESWTERGNPQDLIQDFSSFAPEIRTLTQSIDSCFKWALHDRMPLKTWTNGRLVVLGDAAHPMLPFLAQGAVMGIEDAEILAACLENYSWSEALKTFEKIRKPRTSRVQAGARANMNLFHHGQPISRLIHYKPIQIAARLFPNFINNRQDWLYKYKAENPN, from the coding sequence TTGAAAGTATTGGTTATAGGTGGCGGAATAGCCGGATTGACGACAGCATTATGCTGCGCTGAACGCGGTATGCATGTTGTCATATTCGAACAGGCTTCAGAATTTAAAGAAGTTGGAGCGGGCCTTCAGCTAAGCCCTAACGGCACCCGCGTCCTATATAAGCTGGGGCTTCAAACACAGTTAGAAGATTTAGCATTTAGACCTAAATCGCTTGATATGAAGCTGGGTCATTCAGGTAAAAACGTTTTTTCAATTCCTCTAACTGACACTGAGACAAAGTACGGCTCACCCTATCTTCATATCCATAGAGCTGACCTTCTTTCAATCTTAGAAAAAGAAGTCAAAAATTCTTCCAAATGCGAAATTTATACTGACCACAAAGTCGTAAAGCTTGTCGAGAATGGGGAAAGCGCTTCAGTCACCTGTTCTAACGGGGCCGTGTATAATGGAGATGTTGTAATTGGTGCTGACGGTATTCATTCTATCGTTCGCGAACACATTGTAGGAAAAAACACCGCTCGTTTCACAGGTAATCTCGCTTGGAGGGCCGTCATTCCAACCAAAGATTTGCCCAAGGACTTAATTCCTCCGTCGGCTACCGTTTGGACTGGTGATAAACGACATGCTGTGACTTACTACCTAAGATCAGGTGAGCTTGTAAATTTTGTCGGAGTTGTTGAACAAGAAAGTTGGCAAAAAGAGAGCTGGACAGAACGCGGCAATCCGCAAGATTTAATTCAAGATTTCTCGAGCTTTGCTCCAGAAATACGAACACTCACCCAATCTATTGATTCATGTTTTAAATGGGCATTGCACGATCGAATGCCATTAAAAACTTGGACAAACGGTCGATTGGTCGTGTTAGGAGACGCTGCACACCCTATGCTTCCGTTCTTGGCGCAAGGCGCAGTTATGGGCATTGAAGATGCGGAAATTCTTGCCGCATGTTTAGAAAATTATTCTTGGTCTGAAGCCCTTAAAACTTTTGAGAAAATAAGAAAGCCGCGAACCAGCCGCGTCCAAGCGGGAGCCCGTGCGAATATGAACTTATTCCATCACGGCCAACCAATATCCCGATTAATTCATTACAAACCAATACAGATTGCTGCCCGATTATTTCCTAATTTTATAAACAACCGCCAAGACTGGCTATACAAATACAAAGCAGAAAACCCCAATTAG
- the pyk gene encoding pyruvate kinase — protein sequence MSRFASPTSRRAKIVATLGPGSSAPDTIRLLAETGVDIFRLNFSHGDHEGHKRNYDYVRLAQEKVGRPLGVLADMQGPKIRVGSFPEGYIRLSMDEEIKLVPGKKSDEENVIPVPHPEILKVMEVGDQVLVDDGKIVLTVTKAGDTPWVKSDIPCKIGDKKGFTLLGKALPVPALTPKDKDDLEFACSLGADFIALSFVQTRSDLEEARALMKGRGRLVAKVEKPAAIENLHDIVDGSDGIMVARGDLGVEYPPEMVPILQRRIVRASRAAGKPVIVATHMLESMVESASPTRAEASDVATAIYQGTDAIMLSSETAVGRHPATAVAIMDRIVKTVENDREYEKSSSSFAPSSDSDSMDADFVANAVEDMATHNNCEAVFISTAHFSIISRFSRARLKKRLIAHTQDKTKLGHMSLFWGVEPLSSAGTMSDIDLITTVKEQLGPDVSGKIACAFQTKGLDDNLAWRLEVVNV from the coding sequence ATGAGCCGTTTTGCCTCCCCGACAAGCCGCCGTGCAAAAATAGTCGCGACACTAGGTCCTGGAAGCTCCGCACCCGACACAATCCGCCTATTGGCTGAAACTGGTGTAGATATTTTCAGATTGAATTTTTCACACGGCGACCATGAAGGACATAAACGTAATTATGATTATGTTCGTCTGGCTCAGGAAAAAGTTGGCCGTCCTTTAGGCGTACTTGCAGATATGCAAGGTCCCAAAATTCGTGTTGGGAGCTTTCCTGAAGGATATATCCGTCTCAGCATGGATGAAGAAATCAAACTTGTTCCAGGCAAAAAGTCTGATGAAGAGAATGTGATCCCAGTTCCTCACCCTGAAATCCTCAAAGTGATGGAAGTGGGAGACCAAGTTCTAGTTGATGATGGGAAAATTGTTCTAACCGTCACGAAAGCTGGTGATACACCATGGGTAAAATCTGACATACCTTGTAAAATTGGTGATAAAAAAGGGTTTACATTGTTAGGCAAAGCTCTGCCTGTTCCCGCACTGACCCCTAAAGATAAAGATGACCTTGAGTTTGCTTGTAGTTTGGGTGCTGACTTCATCGCGCTTTCTTTTGTTCAAACCCGTTCAGACCTTGAAGAAGCTCGTGCTTTAATGAAGGGACGCGGTCGTTTGGTTGCAAAAGTTGAGAAACCTGCAGCTATTGAAAACCTTCATGACATTGTTGATGGTTCAGATGGTATTATGGTCGCCCGTGGGGATTTGGGAGTAGAATATCCGCCTGAAATGGTGCCTATTCTTCAACGTCGTATTGTTCGTGCATCTCGCGCAGCTGGAAAACCAGTTATCGTCGCCACGCACATGCTGGAATCTATGGTGGAATCAGCTTCACCAACACGGGCAGAAGCCTCCGATGTTGCCACTGCTATCTACCAAGGTACTGATGCGATTATGTTGTCATCTGAAACTGCGGTAGGTCGCCACCCTGCAACAGCCGTTGCGATTATGGACCGCATCGTAAAAACTGTTGAAAATGATCGTGAATACGAAAAATCGTCAAGTAGTTTTGCCCCAAGCAGTGACAGTGACTCTATGGATGCTGACTTTGTGGCGAATGCTGTTGAAGATATGGCTACTCATAATAATTGTGAAGCCGTTTTCATTTCTACAGCTCACTTCTCTATCATCTCAAGGTTCTCACGCGCACGCTTGAAAAAACGCCTAATTGCGCACACGCAAGACAAAACCAAACTTGGACACATGTCCCTGTTCTGGGGGGTAGAGCCGCTTTCTAGTGCCGGTACGATGAGTGATATTGATTTGATCACAACGGTAAAAGAGCAATTAGGACCGGATGTATCCGGCAAAATAGCATGTGCATTCCAAACCAAAGGGCTTGATGATAATCTTGCTTGGCGCCTTGAGGTCGTGAACGTTTAA
- the eda gene encoding bifunctional 4-hydroxy-2-oxoglutarate aldolase/2-dehydro-3-deoxy-phosphogluconate aldolase, producing the protein MKPVLEALTSAPVVPVLTVSDVRHAAPLAQALYKGGVKFVEVTLRTDAALEVISEMKAAQPELIVGAGTILTPADLDATLKAGSEFSVSPGCTPKLAAALIESGVPAFPGIATASEALQRMEEGFEVVKFFPAEKIGGASALKALVAPLQNLKVMPTGGVSPSNMMTYLAIPNVVAVGGGWLVSDAALANNDWDGIEATAQEAMKIANN; encoded by the coding sequence ATGAAACCAGTCTTGGAAGCTCTTACCTCCGCCCCTGTTGTTCCAGTGTTAACAGTGTCAGATGTCAGACATGCTGCTCCTCTTGCTCAAGCACTTTATAAAGGTGGTGTAAAATTTGTTGAGGTCACTTTAAGAACAGACGCGGCGCTTGAAGTCATTTCTGAAATGAAAGCTGCACAGCCTGAACTTATCGTCGGTGCTGGAACTATTTTAACGCCTGCCGATCTTGATGCCACATTAAAAGCTGGTTCTGAGTTTTCTGTTTCACCAGGTTGTACTCCTAAACTCGCAGCTGCACTTATTGAATCAGGCGTTCCTGCTTTCCCAGGTATAGCAACTGCGAGTGAAGCTCTTCAGAGAATGGAAGAAGGCTTTGAAGTCGTGAAATTCTTCCCAGCAGAAAAAATTGGTGGAGCGAGTGCACTTAAAGCATTGGTAGCACCCCTTCAAAATTTGAAAGTCATGCCAACAGGCGGCGTTAGCCCAAGCAATATGATGACGTATCTTGCAATACCAAATGTAGTTGCCGTCGGCGGTGGCTGGTTGGTAAGTGATGCTGCTTTAGCAAACAATGATTGGGATGGAATTGAAGCCACTGCCCAAGAAGCCATGAAAATAGCCAACAACTAA
- a CDS encoding glucokinase, with product MSEYVVVGDVGGTNVRFAVSKDPRRYGGPTKIEHFWKSPNVKYETFSDALDAFLATIDIKPKRAVFALAGPIRNNTVTLTNHSSWQVCGEELAKQFGMDQVDLLNDFAAMARSIPELGLNSDGQGLKTICEGISAPGRPIIVAGPGTGFGFATLIPNENKTWQVLRGEGGHQAFSPTTALEADVYKRLLEKASYVSIESVSAGVGFNQLLETMFEVFGQTPEKLSPATAHERAKLGDKVCDAVCRMRANTVMTAYGNAVLANGAKGGVVAAGGVTTALIDYISAPEALSRFFDRGPMSSYMTDVPIYLITSAEAPLLGAAAY from the coding sequence GTGTCTGAGTATGTAGTTGTCGGCGATGTAGGTGGCACAAATGTGCGTTTTGCTGTTTCAAAAGACCCTCGTCGCTACGGAGGTCCAACAAAAATTGAGCACTTTTGGAAATCTCCCAATGTAAAATATGAGACGTTTTCAGACGCATTAGATGCTTTTCTTGCAACAATAGACATCAAGCCCAAAAGAGCTGTTTTTGCCTTGGCTGGACCAATCCGTAACAACACTGTGACTTTAACTAATCATTCTAGTTGGCAAGTTTGCGGAGAAGAACTCGCAAAGCAATTTGGAATGGATCAAGTAGACCTTCTCAATGATTTTGCAGCAATGGCTCGCTCCATCCCTGAATTAGGTTTAAATTCTGATGGACAAGGATTGAAAACAATCTGCGAAGGCATTTCGGCACCCGGAAGACCCATTATCGTCGCTGGGCCCGGAACAGGGTTTGGGTTTGCGACACTTATTCCAAATGAAAATAAAACATGGCAAGTTCTACGTGGTGAGGGAGGCCATCAAGCTTTCTCACCGACGACAGCGCTAGAAGCAGATGTCTATAAGAGGCTTTTAGAAAAGGCGTCCTATGTTTCTATCGAATCAGTGAGTGCCGGTGTCGGGTTTAATCAACTTTTAGAGACCATGTTCGAAGTTTTTGGACAGACTCCTGAGAAACTTTCCCCTGCGACAGCACATGAACGTGCGAAATTAGGTGATAAAGTATGTGATGCCGTTTGCAGGATGAGAGCAAACACCGTAATGACGGCATACGGAAATGCCGTTTTGGCTAATGGTGCAAAAGGTGGTGTTGTTGCTGCGGGCGGTGTAACGACTGCTCTGATCGACTACATCAGCGCGCCAGAAGCCTTATCGCGCTTTTTCGATCGTGGGCCTATGTCATCTTATATGACTGATGTTCCAATATATTTAATCACCAGCGCCGAAGCGCCATTGTTGGGCGCAGCAGCATACTAA